One genomic window of Ornithorhynchus anatinus isolate Pmale09 chromosome 10, mOrnAna1.pri.v4, whole genome shotgun sequence includes the following:
- the CCDC168 gene encoding coiled-coil domain-containing protein 168 — protein sequence MRWVCQLLLLLLVFLQENQNGTTSHNYEDFFQIQKQYCLFKSGETPIREDEIFPLWDYLFAWVSQCNWKLVLFMGFGGILLEIILLEIFTSCMSRPGFQPQGSSGQLTAFHWEDEEVPKTSPRKDSGSKTQKRSRSRRHFGTIPENDDELCYTEYSYQDITPAFPGRGESGGRSSITPASSGRGECIDRSNIIPVSPRRRESVDRGNVFPASPGRRECVDRSHIIPVSLGRRGSAERANFIPVSPVRKWSLVTANITTIPLARRDSTGSDHGCQFRYPFPSGAPRASLFHSELREHPPCQRHLVQRECEIIPFSPRKSMSILKTPNPNKHRIVRFSSTCPYNCVRKRVPASENLEGTYFLCPPPLLCFPNNQVRVLGENDKCQILSKVPVLWKRRCIFQPLKNDLPCEMPLSGAADSTDSKTEETPLIAGNSSGEKKEKPSDSKTEERLSVAEKSSGEGKQPKALAWKDQEAPQRSSQNKNQPPPSGDKQKNNILEAAKRKPILKSTSPKMTKWKVKDDTLGKSTDNSTLSGKEYLGKVVISQGNWEITTEAETPLRKDLSPAPQGQTVLSTDEVREVQVSTLVKEKNLKVTCSLKMHERKTEAVHLKTTRFPKTYNPQNPTPESQNELSMRTEGKALETRQGLKPETVDQSQQKVHSFQEHPVPEEEGSSRDHTSAKCRNQNFRSKEEMQPSELNLQHKHPTSPSSSPTTGLKPLQEVASEVPTFSRGTDPRAAEGANTKASQTEAVSVPKIVRARSESHHDEKQMPRRSGLWTQAPCSSRTHRPLPLDFRERHEKKKADEGLRSTVSSVFPDDKTKKGLERHPRKMTAPGKQGIVKQVGETQSTFPSPSSESGPAPGKETVILKKLDITHHCTTQKQSVAIKMHLLLNPNSSVTHAETREIPQTCALSKLSPEELNKLTMSLGVRTLEMKMKIPEAVRESFTAAHGCGQKEIQSSEIQLKSQVSKSRDRSWPSMEEEEMEEKDLHPEDLDIKHKCLLESPVENLLPQLTQGLEMNTTQETRDDRKDETLVSPPDTREGLEQHIYEIPPSFQTLIKPLIPPDFQSEFHLMSMESLRPEQPETSSTMSAEALPPHDVISNMTDSPPLPEESPPLLKKKENNKKVHFQMSEVEERDSNPKDKTIPHPRERERENTQKSVPLQKSPLPSEEVSEKFETPVKTSGVECECYELQRYESFPVYADLHKCPCETDLRIHYGFQRCRTTERRSPPERAGTTPNPDSVPRNPGRRHNRGRERHSLRAVAPFNKPHQTRKMKCPIHKSQSHHRASGLSVGSSDVPTGPHSVFSPKTERGASQPPLPESTDRPLDEKKRQFHSPPGNQEEKNPPAQLLGKSNKYLDFICNYEEVAEMQRRWKKKEVNAKPDPPEVSRSSKSESKAVAPREGDDFISRFALRKPFFYICSPAGSPGVRHKTIRWNIPHSILSQSGFRTPLIASFSDSWNTWRCPRKLMKSLSASFSSDSSCHQ from the exons ATGAGATGGGTTTGCCAACTTCTACTTCTTCTACTCGTTTTCCTTCAAGAAAATCAGAATGGAACCACATCCCACAATTACGAAGATTTTTTCCAAATCCAGAAACAATATTGTTTGTTTAAGAGTGGCGAGACTCCCATTAGGGAAGATGAAATTTTCCCCTTGTGGGACTACCTTTTCGCCTGGGTGTCTCAATGCAACTGGAAATTGGTCCTCTTTATGGGTTTTGGGGGGATTCTTTTGGAGATAATCCTTTTGGAAATTTTCACATCCTGTATGTCGAGGCCTGGATTTCAACCACAAGGCAGTTCAGGCCAACTGACAGCTTTCCACTGG GAGGATGAAGAAGTTCCCAAGACATCCCCAAGAAAAG ATTCAGGGTCCAAAACTCAGAAACGTTCAAGAAGCAGAAG ACATTTCGGGACCATTCCGGAGAATGACGAcgaactctgttacactgaatACTCCTACCAAGACATCACTCCAGCTTTCCCTGGAAGAGGGGAATCTGGAGGTCGAAGCAGCATCACGCCAGCTTCGTCCGGAAGAGGAGAATGTATAGATAGAAGCAACATCATTCCAGTCTCACCCAGGAGAAGAGAATCTGTAGATAGAGGCAATGTCTTTCCAGCTTCACCTGGAAGAAGAGAATGTGTAGATAGAAGCCACATCATTCCAGTTTCGCTTGGAAGACGGGGATCTGCAGAGAGAGCCAATTTCATTCCGGTTTCACCTGTGAGGAAGTGGTCATTGGTTACAGCCAACATCACCACAATACCCCTGGCAAGAAGGGATTCCACGGGCAGTGACCATGGATGTCAGTTCAGATATCCTTTTCCCAGCGGGGCTCCGAGAGCCTCCTTGTTCCATTCGGAACTCCGGGAACACCCTCCTTGCCAGAGACATTTAGTACAACGTGAATGTGAAATCATTCCATTTTCACCGAGAAAGTCAATGTCAATTCTCAAAACACCAAACCCAAACAAACATAGGATTGTTCGGTTTTCTTCGACTTGCCCATATAACTGTGTGAGGAAGAGAGTGCCGGCTTCGGAAAACCTAGAGGGAACGTACTTCCTGTGTCCTCCTCCCCTTTTATGTTTTCCCAATAACCAAGTTCGGgttttgggagagaatgataaatGTCAGATTTTATCCAAGGTCCCTGTTTTGTGGAAGAGGAGATGTATATTTCAACCGCTAAAAAATGATCTGCCGTGTGAAATGCCCCTGAGCGGAGCGGCAGACTCTACCGATAGCAAAACTGAGGAGACACCTTTAATTGCTGGGAATTCTtccggggagaaaaaggaaaagcctTCGGATAGCAAAACAGAGGAAAGGCTCTCAGTTGCTGAGAAATCTTCTGGTGAGGGGAAACAACCCAAAGCCTTGGCTTGGAAGGACCAGGAAGCACCACAAAGATCCTCTCAGAATAAAAATCAGCCACCACCTTCCGGTGACAAACAGAAAAATAATATCCTAGAAGCAGCGAAACGCAAGCCGATCCTGAAGTCCACGTCACCTAAAATGACAAAGTGGAAAGTAAAAGATGACACCCTAGGGAAAAGCACAGATAATTCAACTTTATCTGGTAAAGAATACCTGGGGAAGGTGGTGATTTCTCAGGGGAATTGGGAAATTACCACAGAGGCAGAGACGCCTCTGCGGAAGGATTTGTCCCCTGCTCCACAGGGCCAAACGGTGCTTTCTACTGATGAGGTGAGAGAAGTGCAAGTCTCTACATTAGTCAAGGAGAAAAACCTAAAGGTGACGTGTTCCCTGAAGATGCACGAAAGAAAGACTGAAGCTGTACACTTAAAAACAACCCGATTTCCAAAGACATACAATCCGCAGAATCCTACCCCTGAGAGCCAAAACGAACTCAGTATGCGTACTGAGGGAAAAGCCCTAGAAACAAGACAGGGTTTGAAGCCTGAAACGGTAGATCAATCTCAACAGAAAGTCCATTCTTTCCAGGAACATCCTGTTCCAGAAGAAGAAGGCAGTTCTAGAGATCATACGTCTGCCAAATGCAGAAATCAGAATTTTAGATCCAAGGAAGAGATGCAACCTTCAGAGCTGAATTTACAACACAAGCATCCCACATCCCCCTCGAGCTCTCCTACCACCGGTTTAAAACCCCTTCAAGAGGTCGCTTCGGAGGTTCCGACTTTCTCCCGAGGCACCGATCCCAGAGCAGCCGAGGGAGCAAACACCAAAGCCAGCCAAACCGAAGCGGTGTCTGTTCCAAAAATAGTCAGAGCGAGATCAGAATCGCACCACGATGAAAAACAAATGCCTCGCCGATCGGGTCTGTggacccaggccccgtgctcGAGCCGGACCCACAGGCCCCTTCCTCTGGACTTCAGAGAAAGGCATGAGAAGAAGAAAGCAGACGAAGGGTTACGAAGCACCGTTAGTTCGGTTTTCCCGGATGACAAAACTAAAAAGGGCCTGGAACGCCACCCGAGAAAGATGACGGCTCCTGGGAAACAAGGAATTGTAAAACAAGTAGGAGAAACTCAGAGCACATTCCCATCCCCGTCCTCGGAGTCGGGTCCTGCCCCGGGCAAGGAAACAGTGATTCTCAAAAAATTAGACATCACGCATCATTGCACTACCCAGAAGCAGTCTGTGGCCATAAAAATGCATTTACTATTAAATCCCAACTCTTCAGTGACTCATGCTGAGACCAGGGAGATACCACAAACTTGTGCTCTCAGCAAACTTTCCCCCGAAGAGCTGAACAAGCTCACTATGTCCCTGGGAGTGAGAACgctggaaatgaaaatgaaaattcccGAAGCAGTAAGGGAATCTTTCACAGCAGCGCACGGCTGCGGCCAAAAGGAGATTCAGTCTTCAGAGATTCAGCTCAAGAGTCAAGTCTCAAAATCAAGAGATCGGTCCTGGCCatcgatggaggaggaggagatggaggagaaggatctCCATCCAGAAGACCTTGATATAAAACACAAATGCCTGTTGGAGAGTCCTGTTGAAAATTTACTCCCCCAACTGACTCAAGGGCTTGAAATGAACACCACCCAAGAAACCAGAGATGACAGGAAAGACGAAACTTTGGTTTCTCCTCCCGACACAAGGGAAGGGTTAGAACAACATATCTACGAAATTCCACCATCATTCCAAACATTAATAAAGCCTCTTATTCCTCCTGATTTTCAGTCTGAGTTCCATTTAATGTCGATGGAGTCCTTGAGACCCGAACAGCCGGAAACATCTTCCACGATGAGTGCCGAAGCTCTTCCGCCTCATGACGTAATCTCTAATATGACTGATTCCCCTCCTCTGCCAGAAGAATCCCCACCTCTTctaaagaagaaagaaaacaacAAGAAAGTCCATTTCCAGATgtcagaggtggaagagagggaTTCAAATCCGAAAGATAAAACCATTCCACACCCTCGGGAGAGGGAACGGGAAAATACACAAAAGTCCGTTCCCTTACAGAAatctccacttccttctgaggAGGTGTCGGAGAAATTCGAAACGCCCGTCAAGACGTCGGGAGTGGAGTGTGAGTGCTATGAATTACAGAGATATGAATCCTTTCCGGTATACGCTGATCTCCATAAGTGTCCGTGTGAAACGGATCTCAGAATCCACTATGGATTTCAAAGATGTAGGACGACAGAAAGACGGTCTCCTCCTGAAAGAGCGGGGACCACACCAAACCCAGATTCTGTCCCAAGAAATCCAGGTCGCCGACATAACCGAGGCCGCGAGAGGCACAGCCTCCGTGCCGTTGCACCCTTCAACAAACCCCACCAAACCAGGAAAATGAAATGCCCAATCCACAAAAGCCAGTCCCATCATCGAGCATCCGGACTGTCAGTGGGGAGCTCAGACGTGCCGACCGGGCCCCATTCAGTATTTAGTCCAAAAACAGAGAGGGGAGCGAGTCAGCCTCCGTTACCCGAATCGACCGACAGACCCCTAGATGAAAAGAAAAGACAATTCCATTCACCTCCAGGAAACCAAGAGGAAAAGAACCCTCCAGCTCAGTTACTTGGGAAGAGCAACAAATATTTGGACTTTATCTGCAATTACGAAGAGGTTGCCGAGATGCAGAGGagatggaagaagaaagaggtGAACGCCAAGCCGGACCCACCGGAGGTTTCTCGATCAAGCAAATCAGAATCGAAAGCAGTGGCCCCTCGGGAAGGTGACGATTTCATTTCCAGATTCGCACTCAGAAAGCCCTTTTTTTACATCTGCTCACCAGCGGGTTCACCGGGGGTCAGGCACAAAACCATTCGCTGGAACATCCCTCACAGTATCTTGAGTCAGAGTGGATTCCGCACACCTTTAATCGCCAGTTTTTCAGATTCCTGGAACACGTGGAGGTGCCCTAGGAAGTTAATGAAGTCCTTGTCGGCATCCTTTAGTTCAGATTCATCCTGCCATCAGTGA
- the POGLUT2 gene encoding protein O-glucosyltransferase 2 isoform X3 produces MWAAALLCCCCCCCCCCWAAGAGERPSPRWSRLWGPGLRARPVLPARYFYIQAVDAQGRRFTTSPGEKAFQVKISAPDEQFTRVGVQTLDRKDGSFIVRYRMYASYENLKIEVKVQDEHVAESPYILKGPVYHENCDCPQEDSASWLEVMNCPASFPQIQRDLAHFPTVDPDKIAVEIPQRFGQRQSLCHYTVKNNKVYIKTHGEHVGFRIFMDAILLSLTRKVKMPDVEFFVNLGDWPLEKKKSPDNLHPIFSWCGSTDSKDIVMPTYDLTDSVLETMGRVSLDMMSVQANTGPAWEDKNTTAVWRGRDSRKERLELVKLSRKHPEIIDAAFTNFFFFKHDESLYGPIVKHISFFDFFKHKYQINVDGTVAAYRLPYLLAGNSVVLKQDSIYYEHFYNELQPWEHYIPFKSNLSDLLEKLKWAKDHDEEAKNIAKAGQEFARNNLMGDNIFCYYFKLFQATLRLQNSGETGQVLVLQY; encoded by the exons ATGTGGGCCGCGGCGctgctgtgctgctgctgctgctgctgctgctgctgctgggcggcgggggcgggcgagcGGCCGAGCCCGCGTTGGAGCCGGCTGTGGGGCCCCGGCCTGCGAGCCCGGCCCGTCCTCCCCGCACGCTACTTCTACATCCAGGCCGTGGACGCCCAGGGCCGCAG GTTCACGACGTCTCCAGGGGAAAAAGCATTCCAGGTTAAGATCTCAGCCCCCGACGAACAGTTCACTCGCGTCGGGGTTCAGACGTTAGATCGAAAAGATGGATCTTTCATCGTGCGCTACCGAATGTACGCGAGCTACGAGAACCTGAAGATAGAGGTCAAAGTCCAAGATGAACACGTGGCCGAGTCCCCGTATATCTTAAAAG GGCCCGTTTACCATGAGAATTGTGACTGCCCTCAGGAAGATAGTGCTTCGTGGCTGGAGGTGATGAACTGTCCGGCGTCCTTTCCACAAATTCAGAGAGATCTGGCGCATTTTCCCACGGTCGACCCAGATAAAATTGCAGTGGAGATCCCACAGAGATTTGGACAGAGACAGAGCCTGTGTCATTACACTGTGAAAAATAACAAG GTGTACATCAAGACTCATGGAGAACATGTGGGTTTTAGGATTTTCATGGATGCCATATTGCTTTCTTTGACGAGAAAA GTGAAGATGCCAGATGTTGAATTCTTTGTCAACCTGGGAGACTGGCCCTTGGAGAAAAAGAAATCCCCAGATAATCTCCATCCTATCTTTTCATGGTGTGGATCTACTGACTCCAAGGACATTGTGATGCCGACCTATGACTTGACCGACTCCGTCTTGGAAACCATGGGCCG AGTGAGCCTGGACATGATGTCCGTCCAGGCTAACACGGGACCCGCCTGGGAGGATAAAAACACCACCGCTGTGTGGAGGGGCCGAGACAGCCGAAAAGAGAGGCTCGAGCTCGTAAAACTCAGCAGGAAGCACCCGGAAATCATAGACGCCGCCTTCACCAACTTTTTCTTTTTCAAGCACGACGAGAGTCTCTACGGTCCCATCGTCAAACACATTTCCTTCTTTGATTTCTTCAAG CATAAATATCAGATCAACGTGGACGGCACAGTCGCAGCCTATAGGCTTCCCTACCTCCTGGCAGGCAACAGCGTTGTCCTGAAACAAGACTCCATCTACTATGAACATTTTTACAATGAGCTGCAGCCTTGGGAACACTACATTCCATTTAAAAGCAACCTGAGCGATCTCTTGGAGAAACTGAAGTGGGCCAAAGATCACGACGAAGAG GCGAAGAATATAGCAAAAGCAGGACAGGAATTTGCAAGAAATAACCTCATGGGGGATAACATCTTTTGCTATTACTTCAAACTTTTTCAG gccactctgcgtcTCCAAAACAGTGGAGAAACAGGACAAGTACTCGTTCTCCAGTACTAG
- the POGLUT2 gene encoding protein O-glucosyltransferase 2 isoform X2, whose protein sequence is MWAAALLCCCCCCCCCCWAAGAGERPSPRWSRLWGPGLRARPVLPARYFYIQAVDAQGRRFTTSPGEKAFQVKISAPDEQFTRVGVQTLDRKDGSFIVRYRMYASYENLKIEVKVQDEHVAESPYILKGPVYHENCDCPQEDSASWLEVMNCPASFPQIQRDLAHFPTVDPDKIAVEIPQRFGQRQSLCHYTVKNNKVYIKTHGEHVGFRIFMDAILLSLTRKVKMPDVEFFVNLGDWPLEKKKSPDNLHPIFSWCGSTDSKDIVMPTYDLTDSVLETMGRVSLDMMSVQANTGPAWEDKNTTAVWRGRDSRKERLELVKLSRKHPEIIDAAFTNFFFFKHDESLYGPIVKHISFFDFFKHKYQINVDGTVAAYRLPYLLAGNSVVLKQDSIYYEHFYNELQPWEHYIPFKSNLSDLLEKLKWAKDHDEEAKNIAKAGQEFARNNLMGDNIFCYYFKLFQEYASLQVSEPQIRDGMEKVEPQAEDDLFPCTCHRDKARDEL, encoded by the exons ATGTGGGCCGCGGCGctgctgtgctgctgctgctgctgctgctgctgctgctgggcggcgggggcgggcgagcGGCCGAGCCCGCGTTGGAGCCGGCTGTGGGGCCCCGGCCTGCGAGCCCGGCCCGTCCTCCCCGCACGCTACTTCTACATCCAGGCCGTGGACGCCCAGGGCCGCAG GTTCACGACGTCTCCAGGGGAAAAAGCATTCCAGGTTAAGATCTCAGCCCCCGACGAACAGTTCACTCGCGTCGGGGTTCAGACGTTAGATCGAAAAGATGGATCTTTCATCGTGCGCTACCGAATGTACGCGAGCTACGAGAACCTGAAGATAGAGGTCAAAGTCCAAGATGAACACGTGGCCGAGTCCCCGTATATCTTAAAAG GGCCCGTTTACCATGAGAATTGTGACTGCCCTCAGGAAGATAGTGCTTCGTGGCTGGAGGTGATGAACTGTCCGGCGTCCTTTCCACAAATTCAGAGAGATCTGGCGCATTTTCCCACGGTCGACCCAGATAAAATTGCAGTGGAGATCCCACAGAGATTTGGACAGAGACAGAGCCTGTGTCATTACACTGTGAAAAATAACAAG GTGTACATCAAGACTCATGGAGAACATGTGGGTTTTAGGATTTTCATGGATGCCATATTGCTTTCTTTGACGAGAAAA GTGAAGATGCCAGATGTTGAATTCTTTGTCAACCTGGGAGACTGGCCCTTGGAGAAAAAGAAATCCCCAGATAATCTCCATCCTATCTTTTCATGGTGTGGATCTACTGACTCCAAGGACATTGTGATGCCGACCTATGACTTGACCGACTCCGTCTTGGAAACCATGGGCCG AGTGAGCCTGGACATGATGTCCGTCCAGGCTAACACGGGACCCGCCTGGGAGGATAAAAACACCACCGCTGTGTGGAGGGGCCGAGACAGCCGAAAAGAGAGGCTCGAGCTCGTAAAACTCAGCAGGAAGCACCCGGAAATCATAGACGCCGCCTTCACCAACTTTTTCTTTTTCAAGCACGACGAGAGTCTCTACGGTCCCATCGTCAAACACATTTCCTTCTTTGATTTCTTCAAG CATAAATATCAGATCAACGTGGACGGCACAGTCGCAGCCTATAGGCTTCCCTACCTCCTGGCAGGCAACAGCGTTGTCCTGAAACAAGACTCCATCTACTATGAACATTTTTACAATGAGCTGCAGCCTTGGGAACACTACATTCCATTTAAAAGCAACCTGAGCGATCTCTTGGAGAAACTGAAGTGGGCCAAAGATCACGACGAAGAG GCGAAGAATATAGCAAAAGCAGGACAGGAATTTGCAAGAAATAACCTCATGGGGGATAACATCTTTTGCTATTACTTCAAACTTTTTCAG GAATATGCCAGTTTACAAGTGAGCGAACCCCAAATCCGAGATGGTATGGAGAAGGTGGAGCCTCAGGCTGAAGATGACCTTTTTCCGTGTACTTGCCACAGAGACAAG GCCAGGGACGAACTCTAA
- the TEX30 gene encoding testis-expressed protein 30 has protein sequence MLQADSFGFTEETSRAGSFTEVDLKIPFENKQLDAVCSVPDKPLTYGVILTHGAGGDMNGPHLVSLAAHLASHGLLCLRFTCKGLNINYRTRAYASVLEFLKSSTEYKLTGVFLAGRSMGSRAAASLISRVGLGQEGDFIQGLICLSYPLHRPKQERKLRDEDLFLIQDPVLFVSGSADGMCKKTLLEKVTSKMRAPSKIYWVENANHVMAVKGRATNDILMEINKEVFSWIQEIVNVDTE, from the exons ATGTTGCAGGCAGACAGCTTCGGCTTTACGGAGGAGACATCGAGAGCGGGCAGTTTTACAGAG GTTGATTTAAAAATTCCATTTGAAAACAAGCAGCTGGATGCAGTCTGTTCTGTCCCCGACAAGCCCTTAACGTACGGAGTCATTCTTACCCACGGCGCCGGAGGAGACATGAATGGCCCCCATCTGGTGTCCCTGGCGGCCCACCTTGCATCTCATGGACTCCTCTGCCTGAGATTTACTTGCAAAGGACTAAATATCAACTACAGAACTAGGGCCTATGCTTCTGTTTTG GAATTCCTGAAGTCCTCAACTGAATACAAACTTACTGGGGTTTTCCTGGCAG GTCGTTCGATGGGCTCCCGAGCAGCCGCCTCACTGATCtctcgggttggactcggtcagGAAGGTGATTTTATCCAAGGACTCATCTGTCTGTCGTATCCCCTGCACCGTCCGAAGCAGGAACGCAAACTCCGGGACGAAGACCTATTTCTGATCCAAGACCCGGTGCTCTTTGTCTCCGGCTCTGCGGACGGGATGTGTAAAAAG ACGTTGCTGGAGAAAGTGACAAGCAAAATGAGAGCTCCTAGCAAAATCTACTGGGTGGAAAATGCAAACCATGTCATGGCAGTCAAAGGACGGGCAACTAATGATATTCTGATGGAAATTAACAAAGAAGTTTTTTCATGGATCCAAGAAATTGTAAATGTTGACACGGAATAA
- the POGLUT2 gene encoding protein O-glucosyltransferase 2 isoform X1, which produces MWAAALLCCCCCCCCCCWAAGAGERPSPRWSRLWGPGLRARPVLPARYFYIQAVDAQGRRFTTSPGEKAFQVKISAPDEQFTRVGVQTLDRKDGSFIVRYRMYASYENLKIEVKVQDEHVAESPYILKGPVYHENCDCPQEDSASWLEVMNCPASFPQIQRDLAHFPTVDPDKIAVEIPQRFGQRQSLCHYTVKNNKVYIKTHGEHVGFRIFMDAILLSLTRKVKMPDVEFFVNLGDWPLEKKKSPDNLHPIFSWCGSTDSKDIVMPTYDLTDSVLETMGRVSLDMMSVQANTGPAWEDKNTTAVWRGRDSRKERLELVKLSRKHPEIIDAAFTNFFFFKHDESLYGPIVKHISFFDFFKHKYQINVDGTVAAYRLPYLLAGNSVVLKQDSIYYEHFYNELQPWEHYIPFKSNLSDLLEKLKWAKDHDEEAKNIAKAGQEFARNNLMGDNIFCYYFKLFQPSVTSRRELNFLGSDRITEYASLQVSEPQIRDGMEKVEPQAEDDLFPCTCHRDKARDEL; this is translated from the exons ATGTGGGCCGCGGCGctgctgtgctgctgctgctgctgctgctgctgctgctgggcggcgggggcgggcgagcGGCCGAGCCCGCGTTGGAGCCGGCTGTGGGGCCCCGGCCTGCGAGCCCGGCCCGTCCTCCCCGCACGCTACTTCTACATCCAGGCCGTGGACGCCCAGGGCCGCAG GTTCACGACGTCTCCAGGGGAAAAAGCATTCCAGGTTAAGATCTCAGCCCCCGACGAACAGTTCACTCGCGTCGGGGTTCAGACGTTAGATCGAAAAGATGGATCTTTCATCGTGCGCTACCGAATGTACGCGAGCTACGAGAACCTGAAGATAGAGGTCAAAGTCCAAGATGAACACGTGGCCGAGTCCCCGTATATCTTAAAAG GGCCCGTTTACCATGAGAATTGTGACTGCCCTCAGGAAGATAGTGCTTCGTGGCTGGAGGTGATGAACTGTCCGGCGTCCTTTCCACAAATTCAGAGAGATCTGGCGCATTTTCCCACGGTCGACCCAGATAAAATTGCAGTGGAGATCCCACAGAGATTTGGACAGAGACAGAGCCTGTGTCATTACACTGTGAAAAATAACAAG GTGTACATCAAGACTCATGGAGAACATGTGGGTTTTAGGATTTTCATGGATGCCATATTGCTTTCTTTGACGAGAAAA GTGAAGATGCCAGATGTTGAATTCTTTGTCAACCTGGGAGACTGGCCCTTGGAGAAAAAGAAATCCCCAGATAATCTCCATCCTATCTTTTCATGGTGTGGATCTACTGACTCCAAGGACATTGTGATGCCGACCTATGACTTGACCGACTCCGTCTTGGAAACCATGGGCCG AGTGAGCCTGGACATGATGTCCGTCCAGGCTAACACGGGACCCGCCTGGGAGGATAAAAACACCACCGCTGTGTGGAGGGGCCGAGACAGCCGAAAAGAGAGGCTCGAGCTCGTAAAACTCAGCAGGAAGCACCCGGAAATCATAGACGCCGCCTTCACCAACTTTTTCTTTTTCAAGCACGACGAGAGTCTCTACGGTCCCATCGTCAAACACATTTCCTTCTTTGATTTCTTCAAG CATAAATATCAGATCAACGTGGACGGCACAGTCGCAGCCTATAGGCTTCCCTACCTCCTGGCAGGCAACAGCGTTGTCCTGAAACAAGACTCCATCTACTATGAACATTTTTACAATGAGCTGCAGCCTTGGGAACACTACATTCCATTTAAAAGCAACCTGAGCGATCTCTTGGAGAAACTGAAGTGGGCCAAAGATCACGACGAAGAG GCGAAGAATATAGCAAAAGCAGGACAGGAATTTGCAAGAAATAACCTCATGGGGGATAACATCTTTTGCTATTACTTCAAACTTTTTCAG CCTTCTGTCACTTCAAGAAGAGAACTTAACTTCCTGGGCTCAGACCGAATTACG GAATATGCCAGTTTACAAGTGAGCGAACCCCAAATCCGAGATGGTATGGAGAAGGTGGAGCCTCAGGCTGAAGATGACCTTTTTCCGTGTACTTGCCACAGAGACAAG GCCAGGGACGAACTCTAA